In a genomic window of Halalkalicoccus sp. CG83:
- a CDS encoding HTH domain-containing protein: MTEEAERPKLTVYLRASTPRVARERQREVVERAERLVETDRIEDVTIRRWDDRVVVSNGPDAVETHAVEAFESFKRHAEERNHSIEPFFQEHERTDGRLIVFPMICIAVHADDDLRGVFPCADDDRSTVYSVWDCLTALETDGEVVALTD; the protein is encoded by the coding sequence ATGACCGAAGAGGCCGAACGACCGAAACTGACCGTCTACCTCCGCGCCTCGACGCCCCGGGTGGCGCGCGAACGCCAGCGCGAGGTGGTCGAGCGGGCCGAACGGCTCGTCGAGACCGATCGGATCGAGGACGTGACCATCCGCCGGTGGGACGACCGGGTGGTCGTCTCGAACGGACCCGACGCCGTCGAGACCCACGCCGTCGAGGCGTTCGAGTCGTTCAAGCGACACGCCGAGGAGCGGAACCACTCGATCGAGCCGTTCTTTCAGGAACACGAGCGTACCGACGGACGACTGATCGTCTTCCCGATGATCTGCATCGCGGTCCACGCCGACGACGACCTCCGAGGAGTGTTCCCGTGTGCCGACGACGACCGGTCGACCGTCTACAGCGTCTGGGACTGTCTGACGGCGCTCGAGACCGACGGCGAGGTCGTCGCGCTGACCGATTGA
- a CDS encoding MaoC family dehydratase — MSESESPSDETPMTEFVDSWSDASKHVINSYFEANKAILAGMGLAGPEGNDEEQVQVEPPIKELSYGSVGWSMDRSADTREELGVGEYVEFTKLMTDADVHAFAQASGDTNRLHLDDEYAGRSRFGSRIVHGTLVGGLISAALARLPGLTIYLSESLEFKGPAMIGSVLTARCEIVEDLGDDRYRLTATVTDDDGNQLIDGEAVVLIDDLPE; from the coding sequence ATGAGCGAGAGCGAGAGCCCGAGCGACGAGACGCCGATGACGGAGTTCGTCGACTCGTGGTCCGACGCCTCGAAACACGTCATCAACAGCTACTTCGAGGCGAACAAGGCGATACTCGCGGGTATGGGGCTGGCGGGCCCCGAGGGGAACGACGAGGAGCAGGTCCAGGTCGAACCCCCGATCAAGGAGCTCTCCTACGGCTCAGTCGGCTGGTCGATGGACCGCTCCGCCGACACGCGCGAGGAGCTCGGCGTCGGCGAGTACGTCGAGTTCACCAAGCTGATGACCGACGCCGACGTTCACGCGTTCGCGCAGGCCAGCGGCGACACGAACCGTCTTCACCTCGACGACGAGTACGCCGGGCGCTCGCGTTTCGGCAGTCGGATCGTCCACGGCACGCTGGTCGGCGGACTGATCAGCGCCGCCCTCGCCCGGCTTCCAGGTCTGACGATCTACCTCTCGGAGAGCCTCGAGTTCAAGGGACCGGCGATGATCGGATCGGTGCTGACCGCTCGGTGTGAGATCGTCGAGGACCTGGGCGACGATCGGTATCGCCTGACCGCCACCGTGACCGACGACGACGGCAACCAGCTGATCGACGGCGAGGCAGTCGTCCTCATCGACGACCTCCCCGAGTAA
- the twy1 gene encoding 4-demethylwyosine synthase TYW1: MSGPKQVSSPDYHSENHTAAQTCGWTANALRGEGKCYKYAFYGIESHRCIQMTPVVKCNERCVFCWRDHQGHAYELGDVEWDDPEAVVDASLRLQKKLLSGFGGNDEVPREVFEESMEPRHVAISLDGEPTLYPYLPELIDAFHDRDVTTFLVSNGTDPEMLSRCDPTQLYVSVDAAERATFDRVVRAVNDDAWERLIDTLDVLAEKDDTRTVLRTTLVGGENMHDPDWYAALYDRADPDFVELKAYMHVGHSQGRLDRSAMPDHEDVLAFAEAVEEHMPEHSHIKDVPVSRVALLSRTADTWVPKLRKGSEFWARDPATGD, from the coding sequence ATGAGCGGGCCAAAGCAGGTGTCCTCGCCGGACTACCACAGCGAGAACCACACCGCCGCCCAGACCTGTGGCTGGACCGCGAACGCGCTCCGCGGCGAGGGTAAGTGCTACAAGTACGCCTTCTACGGCATCGAGTCCCACCGTTGCATCCAGATGACGCCCGTCGTGAAGTGCAACGAGCGCTGTGTGTTCTGCTGGCGCGACCACCAGGGCCACGCCTACGAACTCGGCGACGTCGAGTGGGACGACCCCGAGGCCGTCGTCGACGCGAGCCTCCGGCTCCAGAAGAAGCTGCTCTCGGGCTTCGGCGGCAACGACGAGGTACCCCGCGAGGTCTTCGAGGAGTCGATGGAGCCCCGCCACGTCGCCATCTCGCTTGACGGCGAGCCCACGCTCTATCCCTACCTTCCCGAACTCATCGACGCCTTTCACGACCGCGACGTCACCACCTTCCTCGTGAGCAACGGCACCGATCCCGAGATGCTCTCGCGGTGTGATCCCACCCAGCTCTACGTCAGCGTCGACGCCGCAGAGCGCGCGACGTTCGACCGGGTGGTGCGGGCGGTCAACGACGACGCCTGGGAGCGCCTGATCGATACGCTCGACGTGCTCGCCGAAAAGGACGACACCCGCACGGTGCTGCGGACGACGCTCGTCGGCGGCGAGAACATGCACGACCCCGACTGGTACGCCGCGCTCTACGACCGTGCGGACCCCGACTTCGTCGAGCTCAAGGCGTACATGCACGTCGGCCACTCCCAGGGCCGGCTCGACCGCTCGGCGATGCCCGACCACGAGGACGTCCTCGCGTTCGCCGAGGCGGTCGAGGAGCACATGCCCGAGCACTCCCACATCAAGGACGTGCCGGTCTCCCGGGTGGCGCTGCTCTCGAGGACGGCCGACACCTGGGTTCCGAAGCTCCGGAAGGGAAGCGAGTTCTGGGCGCGTGACCCCGCCACCGGCGACTGA
- a CDS encoding DUF120 domain-containing protein: MSRTAVREVGHDELAALKRLALDGALAGEVKVSCSAFAGRLDASSQTASRRLQGLEDAGLIERETVVDGQWIVLTEAGERALRREYDAYRRLFEGASSVELEGTVTGGMGEGKHYISLPGYMRQFDERLGYEPFPGTLNVDLEDESVRRRGAMETFDPVHIDGWEDDDRTYGPCVCYPATVVADGGEYDSAHVIAPERTHHDEDQLELIAPEKLRDALGLDDGDAMVVRVEER; the protein is encoded by the coding sequence ATGTCACGAACCGCGGTACGGGAGGTCGGCCACGACGAACTCGCCGCCCTGAAGCGGCTCGCGCTCGACGGCGCGCTCGCCGGCGAGGTGAAGGTCTCCTGCTCGGCGTTCGCGGGTCGGCTCGACGCCTCCAGCCAGACCGCGTCGCGGCGGCTCCAGGGACTCGAGGACGCGGGACTGATCGAACGGGAGACGGTCGTGGACGGCCAGTGGATCGTCCTCACCGAGGCGGGAGAGCGCGCGCTTCGCCGCGAGTACGACGCCTACCGTCGGCTGTTCGAGGGTGCCTCGAGCGTCGAACTCGAGGGGACCGTGACGGGGGGGATGGGCGAGGGGAAACACTACATCTCGCTTCCGGGCTACATGCGCCAGTTCGACGAACGGCTGGGCTACGAGCCGTTTCCCGGCACGCTGAACGTCGACCTCGAGGACGAGAGCGTCCGTCGCCGGGGCGCGATGGAGACGTTCGATCCGGTCCACATCGACGGCTGGGAGGACGACGACCGCACGTACGGCCCCTGCGTCTGCTACCCGGCGACCGTCGTCGCCGACGGGGGGGAGTACGACTCGGCCCACGTCATCGCTCCCGAGCGAACCCACCACGACGAGGACCAGCTCGAGCTGATCGCCCCCGAGAAGCTGCGCGACGCGCTCGGGCTCGACGACGGCGACGCGATGGTCGTCCGCGTGGAGGAGCGATAG
- the ribB gene encoding 3,4-dihydroxy-2-butanone-4-phosphate synthase — translation MTQHHASAAEGAIDAFRAGEPVLIHDADDREGETDLIYPASAVTPEAVARLRNDAGGLVCVALSAAVADALELPFVQETIEHPAAADHDLAYDDRSSFSLTVNHRETRTGITDEDRSLTIRALGELADEVRASERGPDAAAFAETFRAPGHVHLLRAAEGLLDERRGHTEFGVALADAAGLAPAVVVCEMLDDATGRALSSSAAHDYADRHGLAYVEGAELARRLD, via the coding sequence ATGACCCAGCACCACGCGAGCGCCGCCGAGGGGGCGATCGACGCCTTTCGCGCCGGTGAGCCCGTGTTGATCCACGACGCCGACGACCGCGAGGGCGAGACCGACCTGATCTACCCCGCCAGCGCGGTGACGCCCGAGGCCGTCGCCCGACTCAGGAACGACGCCGGCGGGCTGGTCTGCGTCGCGCTCTCGGCGGCGGTCGCGGACGCGCTCGAGCTACCGTTCGTCCAGGAGACCATCGAGCATCCTGCCGCCGCCGACCACGACCTCGCGTACGACGACCGGTCGTCGTTCTCGCTCACCGTCAACCACCGCGAGACGCGGACGGGGATCACCGACGAGGACCGCTCGCTGACGATCCGGGCGCTCGGCGAACTCGCGGACGAGGTACGCGCCTCCGAGCGGGGACCCGACGCGGCGGCGTTCGCGGAGACGTTCCGCGCGCCGGGCCACGTCCACCTGCTGCGGGCCGCCGAGGGGCTGCTCGATGAGCGGCGCGGCCACACCGAGTTCGGGGTCGCGCTCGCCGACGCCGCGGGGCTCGCGCCCGCGGTAGTGGTCTGTGAGATGCTCGACGACGCGACCGGGCGGGCGCTCTCCTCGTCGGCCGCACACGACTACGCCGACCGCCACGGTCTCGCCTACGTCGAGGGCGCGGAGCTCGCCCGGCGCCTGGACTGA
- a CDS encoding branched-chain amino acid transaminase gives MGFDEMDVDTIWKDGEFVDWEDAQVHVLSHGLHYGSGVFEGIRCYDTQEGSAIFRWDEHVDRLYQSAKPYDLEIGYEPEELEEATKELIRRQDLRACYIRPIAFFGYDSLGVSPKDCPTVVAIAVWPWGTYLGEEALENGVEVKVSSWRKHASSQIPTNAKTTGLYVNSMLAGEEARRHGYVEAIVLNKEGNVAEGPGENLFLVRDGELYTPGLAEGILDGITRLSVIEIARDLGYTVHDQATISRGELNTADELFFTGTAAEVTPIKKVDNVVVGERGPVTEEIQSRFFDVVERRTDAYDDWFTYV, from the coding sequence ATGGGATTCGACGAGATGGACGTCGATACGATCTGGAAGGACGGCGAGTTCGTCGACTGGGAGGACGCGCAGGTCCACGTTCTCAGCCACGGTCTCCACTACGGCAGCGGCGTCTTCGAGGGGATCCGGTGTTACGACACCCAGGAGGGATCCGCGATCTTCCGCTGGGACGAACACGTCGATCGGCTCTATCAGTCGGCGAAGCCCTACGATCTCGAGATCGGGTACGAGCCCGAGGAGCTAGAGGAGGCGACCAAGGAGCTCATTCGCCGCCAGGATCTCCGGGCGTGTTACATCCGCCCGATCGCCTTCTTCGGCTACGACAGCCTCGGGGTGAGCCCGAAGGACTGTCCGACCGTCGTCGCGATCGCGGTCTGGCCGTGGGGAACCTATCTCGGCGAGGAGGCCCTCGAGAACGGCGTCGAGGTGAAGGTCTCCTCGTGGCGCAAGCACGCCTCGAGCCAGATCCCGACCAACGCCAAGACCACGGGGCTGTACGTCAACAGCATGCTCGCCGGCGAGGAGGCGCGACGCCACGGCTACGTCGAGGCGATCGTACTGAACAAGGAGGGCAACGTCGCGGAGGGGCCCGGCGAGAACCTCTTTCTGGTGCGCGACGGCGAGCTCTACACTCCCGGCCTCGCGGAGGGGATCCTCGACGGGATCACCCGCCTGAGCGTCATCGAGATCGCCCGCGATCTGGGCTACACCGTCCACGACCAGGCGACGATCAGCCGCGGGGAGCTCAACACCGCCGACGAGCTGTTCTTCACCGGCACCGCCGCGGAGGTGACGCCGATCAAGAAGGTCGACAACGTCGTCGTCGGCGAGCGTGGTCCAGTGACCGAGGAGATCCAGTCGCGCTTCTTCGACGTCGTCGAGCGCCGGACCGACGCGTACGACGACTGGTTCACGTACGTCTGA
- a CDS encoding histidine phosphatase family protein, which produces MTETGAGTVLLVRHGETTWNRERRVQGWAPTGLTERGEEQARTAGRAIAAGHAVDRIVASDLRRTAETARLLRRSGGIDAGIEFDPGWRERDFGRLQGLSYEELFGGFPEFALGEIGIEAARTVPEGGESLLGMRERVLDAWGRLPDGGGETVVVVTHGGPLYVLLGHLKGVDLIEAVLGTDYRNGAITELCRRDDGIEIRRENHVPYSATE; this is translated from the coding sequence ATGACCGAAACCGGAGCGGGGACCGTCCTGCTCGTGCGCCACGGCGAGACGACGTGGAACCGCGAGCGCCGCGTCCAGGGGTGGGCACCGACCGGGCTCACCGAACGCGGCGAGGAGCAGGCACGCACCGCCGGACGTGCGATCGCGGCGGGACACGCCGTCGACCGGATCGTCGCCTCGGACTTACGCCGAACGGCCGAGACCGCACGCCTGCTGCGGCGATCCGGCGGGATCGACGCCGGGATCGAGTTCGACCCCGGCTGGCGCGAGCGCGACTTCGGGCGGCTCCAGGGGCTGAGCTACGAGGAGCTGTTCGGGGGGTTCCCGGAGTTCGCCCTCGGCGAGATCGGAATCGAGGCCGCCCGAACCGTCCCGGAGGGCGGCGAGAGTCTCCTCGGGATGCGAGAGCGCGTCCTCGACGCGTGGGGACGCCTGCCCGACGGGGGCGGGGAGACGGTCGTCGTCGTCACCCACGGCGGCCCGCTGTACGTGCTCCTCGGGCATCTCAAGGGCGTCGACCTGATCGAGGCGGTCCTCGGAACCGACTACCGGAACGGCGCGATCACCGAGCTGTGCCGGCGGGACGACGGGATCGAGATCCGTCGCGAGAACCACGTCCCCTACTCGGCGACGGAGTAA
- the tatC gene encoding twin-arginine translocase subunit TatC produces MGEPREPTTEPAVATDGGTTTRATATADADADDEDVGGLSAPTEDEEMPLADHIEEMIKRLAIVIVVAGSISIVVFPLADQLINFLWYSILPNSEVTQPRVYGPLEFVLARIKVASLAGLIVALPVVVYQAYRFMRPGLYKNERKYYLAAVPTSLVLAVVGVLFAYFVVLPAIFTYFLTYSQEAGEIAFALSSTFDLILILMAYLAIVFQIPLMIMLAIMMGLTTRRWLTERRLYFWGGFLGVAFISSPDPTGMAPIIIALTMVGLFEGTLLILKWVGR; encoded by the coding sequence ATGGGCGAGCCCCGCGAGCCGACCACGGAGCCTGCCGTCGCGACCGATGGGGGGACGACCACCCGAGCGACGGCCACGGCTGACGCCGACGCCGACGACGAGGACGTCGGCGGCCTCTCCGCCCCCACCGAGGACGAGGAGATGCCGCTCGCCGACCACATCGAGGAGATGATAAAGCGGCTGGCGATCGTCATCGTCGTCGCCGGCTCGATCAGCATCGTCGTCTTCCCGCTCGCGGATCAGCTCATCAATTTCCTCTGGTACTCGATCCTGCCGAACAGCGAGGTCACCCAACCCCGGGTCTACGGCCCGCTCGAGTTCGTCCTCGCGCGCATCAAGGTCGCCAGTTTGGCGGGACTGATCGTCGCGCTGCCGGTGGTCGTCTACCAGGCCTACCGGTTCATGCGCCCGGGCCTCTACAAGAACGAGCGCAAGTACTACCTCGCAGCGGTGCCGACCAGCCTCGTGCTCGCCGTCGTCGGCGTGCTCTTCGCGTACTTCGTCGTCCTGCCAGCGATCTTCACCTACTTCCTCACCTACTCCCAGGAGGCCGGCGAGATCGCGTTCGCGCTCTCCTCGACGTTCGACCTGATCCTCATCCTGATGGCGTATCTCGCCATCGTCTTCCAGATCCCGCTGATGATCATGCTCGCGATCATGATGGGGCTCACCACCAGGCGGTGGCTCACCGAGCGCCGGCTCTACTTCTGGGGCGGCTTCCTCGGCGTCGCGTTCATCTCGAGTCCCGACCCGACGGGGATGGCGCCGATCATCATCGCGTTGACGATGGTCGGGCTGTTCGAGGGGACGCTGCTGATCCTGAAGTGGGTCGGCAGATGA